GGTATATCCTGTTGCTGCATGCCAATAATAACACAAGTTTACCTTGATGTCAACAGATTTTACTAAGCTCTTAGGCTTAAAATCTATGAGATCCAACGCCTTGCCAATAGATTTCTTTATGTCCTCCTCTGAATTGTGCGTTCGAACTAGACTAACAACGTCGCCCATTTTAATACTGCTTCCCTAAGTAAATTGCCTTTCACCAAAACCCTTGTAGGCTTCTTCAATAAGTTCAATCGTTTTTAATCCGTCCATGGCTGAAACGGATGGTTCAGAATCGTTCTTTACACATTCAAAAAAATGCTGCAACTCCTTATAGTATGACTCATAATAATACGAATAAGAAAGGGGCCTTATCTTCTTTCCAACAACTTTTCGAAGAAAATTCTTTGCTCCCTCCTTGACAGCATGCAAAATAATATTCCTCGGCACAAGATCATCGCTAGACATGTACCCCGCATTTCCATGGAGAATTGCCCTGAAATTATATTCTGGAAAAACCGATTTTTGATACCAACCAACATTGATAATTCCCTTAACAGAAGAATCAGATGAACATAGTATCGCTATTGCACCGTCCTCGAAAGGGAGATTAAATTTGTGATCAAAACAAGAAAACAATATCTTGCCATCCATGCCCACGAAAAAACGGAATAAGTCAATAAGATGATAACCTAAATCCAGTAATGCTCCTCCTCCGGTTTTCTTAGGATCAAACCACCACTCAGGTACAGGTGCAGGAACCGTTCCGTGGGCGAAGGGCCCGCTAAGTATCTGCTCAATTGTGACAACCTCCAGATTTCCAATAC
This genomic window from Candidatus Bathyarchaeota archaeon contains:
- a CDS encoding Gfo/Idh/MocA family oxidoreductase, with the protein product MLNVGIIGLGHMGRLHMMNCLHVDGIKVVAAADSSKRALKKAKLVGVKNLYMDYHDLLNDSSNVNAVIISLPNFLHLESVQLALEAGLDIFVEKPLARNVKECRKIVKLVKSSGKKLMVGHCMRFIDAIEKMKVVADKGRIGNLEVVTIEQILSGPFAHGTVPAPVPEWWFDPKKTGGGALLDLGYHLIDLFRFFVGMDGKILFSCFDHKFNLPFEDGAIAILCSSDSSVKGIINVGWYQKSVFPEYNFRAILHGNAGYMSSDDLVPRNIILHAVKEGAKNFLRKVVGKKIRPLSYSYYYESYYKELQHFFECVKNDSEPSVSAMDGLKTIELIEEAYKGFGERQFT